A single window of Rhodamnia argentea isolate NSW1041297 chromosome 5, ASM2092103v1, whole genome shotgun sequence DNA harbors:
- the LOC115755188 gene encoding putative receptor-like protein kinase At3g47110: MGKQLFLVLNSALLWWWSSFAVPGACSQNQTDRLALVSFKNAIHEDPFGVLSSWNDSTNHCEWQGVLCSKKHPGRVTSLFLRSQGLSGFLSPHIGNLSFLRIMVLQNNSFHGEIPQQIGNLFRLRHLILSNNSFGGPVPSNLSRCSTLRILNLVDNQLVEGIHSGLGSLPRLKLLALTKNNLIGPIPPSIGNLSLLRKLSLGMNSLHGEIPEKLSRLERLVFFQLSINKLTGEIPPGIFNISGIYTFAVSVNQLRGSFPYNIGTTLPSLSFLGAFDNMFTGTIPSSLTNATSLRGIYLKKNSFHGPIPKNLGRLKGLEGIMLDHNQLQDDLSFISSIANCSNLETLLMESNLIHGSLPRSISNLSTTITRFSLADNRIHGTMPSTLENLFNLSSWDLGNNSLTGRLPDSIGALYSLQTLSLAGNMFTGEIPSSIGNMALLYLLDLDSNNFQGYIPQSLGNCKQLISLDLSYNNLIGSIPVEIMGLSSLAILLSLAHNNLNGSLPWQVGSLINLAELDLSYNRLTGLIPASIGGCLRLERLHLEANSFHGQIPQALRPLRGLQELDLSNNNFSGPIPSFLAEFSLLQYLNLSFNELEGRVPEDGVFLNASAISVSGNRQLCGGVPILKLPLCKLPRSDKSFTTRTIVISVVGVSLLCLALLFLSIYCYRKKKQTTTDASTSLSLEHQFLRISYEELLRATDRFSESTLIGKGRYGTVYKGILDSGVTVAVKVLNLMQRGASKSFVSECRTLGIIRHRNLVKILSVCSSVDFHGNDFKALIYEFMANESLEEWLHPVTIGRDDERGESKNLRLMQRLNIAIDIATAIEYLHKGCPLAIVHGDLKPSNVLLDNDMVAQVGDFGLAKVILAMSTKVTGVQDQGNSTSTAVRGSIGYVPPEYGMGHKVSTFGDAYSYGILLLEMFTGKRPTEEDFGHHLNLHNFVQMALPDRAMDIVDLRLWSEASAQQQESKIRDCIISVFEVGVACSMESPLDRMDMTEAIRKLCSIKVSYETKERRTGK, encoded by the exons ATGGGAAAACAACTGTTTCTTGTGCTCAACTCTGCCCTATTGTGGTGGTGGAGCTCATTCGCAGTCCCCGGAGCATGCTCCCAAAACCAAACGGATCGGCTCGCGTTAGTGTCCTTCAAAAACGCGATACACGAAGACCCATTTGGAGTCTTGAGCTCTTGGAATGATTCTACCAATCATTGTGAGTGGCAAGGTGTTTTGTGCAGCAAGAAACATCCTGGAAGGGTCACGTCCCTGTTCTTGAGATCACAAGGCTTGAGTGGCTTCCTATCTCCTCACATAGGTAACCTCTCTTTCCTGAGGATCATGGTTTTGCAGAACAACAGCTTCCACGGAGAAATCCCACAACAGATTGGAAACTTGTTTCGGCTCCGTCATCTCATTCTTAGCAACAACTCATTTGGCGGGCCGGTACCCTCCAATCTTTCCCGTTGCTCGACCCTCAGGATCCTGAATCTCGTTGATAACCAACTTGTGGAGGGAATTCATTCCGGTCTTGGTTCTTTACCAAGGCTTAAATTGTTGGCCTTGACTAAGAACAACCTTATAGGTCCTATTCCTCCTTCAATCGGAAATCTCTCATTGCTACGAAAGCTTTCCTTGGGAATGAATTCGTTGCACGGAGAAATACCTGAGAAATTGTCCAGACTTGAGAGGTTGGTATTTTTCCAACTATCAATAAACAAACTAACCGGTGAGATTCCACCTGGGATTTTTAACATCTCCGGCATTTATACCTTTGCTGTTAGTGTCAACCAGTTGCGAGGAAGCTTCCCCTATAATATCGGCACCAcacttccttctctctctttccttggaGCATTCGATAACATGTTCACCGGGACAATTCCGTCATCTTTGACGAATGCCACTAGTCTTCGAGGaatttaccttaaaaaaaatagtttccatGGGCCAATACCGAAAAATCTGGGAAGGCTAAAGGGCCTTGAAGGAATTATGTTGGATCACAACCAGCTGCAGGATGACTTGAGTTTTATTTCTTCTATAGCTAATTGTTCCAATTTAGAAACTCTCCTCATGGAGTCGAACTTGATTCACGGATCATTGCCGAGATCCATCTCCAATCTCTCCACCACCATTACGCGATTTTCTTTGGCAGACAATCGGATCCACGGAACTATGCCTTCAACACTTGAAAATCTCTTCAACTTGTCTTCTTGGGATTTAGGGAATAATTCTCTAACCGGTCGCCTTCCTGATTCCATTGGAGCACTTTATAGCTTGCAGACACTTTCTTTGGCTGGAAACATGTTTACTGGAGAGATACCGTCTTCGATTGGCAACATGGCACTGTTATATCTCCTTGACCTTGACTCCAACAATTTCCAAGGCTACATACCGCAAAGTCTCGGCAACTGCAAACAGCTAATTTCTCTCGATCTTTCATACAATAATCTAATTGGCTCGATTCCAGTCGAAATCATGGGTCTTTCTTCCTTGGCGATCTTACTCAGTCTAGCGCATAATAATTTAAATGGATCTCTTCCTTGGCAAGTGGGCTCTTTAATAAATCTCGCCGAGTTAGATCTATCTTACAATAGATTGACCGGCTTAATTCCGGCCTCCATAGGCGGGTGCTTGAGATTGGAACGGCTTCACTTAGAAGCTAATTCTTTTCATGGTCAAATCCCCCAAGCTTTACGTCCATTACGGGGCCTACAAGAGCTGGATCtttcaaataataatttttctggTCCAATCCCAAGCTTTCTCGCAGAGTTCTCATTGCTCCAGTACTTGAATTTGTCCTTCAACGAACTAGAAGGACGAGTTCCAGAGGACGGAGTTTTCCTTAATGCGAGTGCTATATCGGTTTCTGGAAATAGACAACTCTGTGGAGGTGTTCCGATTCTGAAGCTTCCTCTTTGTAAATTACCACGCTCTGACAAGTCTTTTACGACCAGGACCATAGTCATATCTGTGGTAGGTGTCAGTTTGTTATGTTTGGCTTTGTTGTTCCTGTCTATCTATTGTTACCGCAAAAAGAAGCAGACGACAACCGATGCCTCAACGTCATTGTCCTTGGAGCACCAGTTCTTGAGGATTTCTTATGAAGAACTCCTAAGAGCTACTGACAGATTTTCTGAGAGCACTTTGATTGGTAAAGGGAGATACGGCACGGTTTATAAGGGAATTCTTGATAGCGGTGTCACGGTGGCAGTGAAGGTGCTCAATCTAATGCAAAGAGGTGCTTCGAAGAGCTTTGTCTCCGAATGTCGAACTCTAGGAATCATTCGACACCGAAACCTCGTGAAGATACTAAGTGTTTGTTCAAGCGTGGACTTTCATGGGAATGATTTCAAAGCTCTAATATACGAGTTCATGGCCAATGAAAGCTTGGAGGAGTGGCTGCACCCTGTGACTATAGGACGAGATGATGAGCGTGGAGAATCGAAAAATCTGAGACTAATGCAGAGGTTAAATATCGCCATCGACATAGCTACTGCAATCGAATATCTCCATAAGGGTTGTCCTCTAGCAATTGTCCATGGAGATCTGAAGCCAAGTAATGTGCTCCTAGACAACGACATGGTGGCTCAAGTTGGAGATTTCGGGCTTGCAAAGGTCATTTTAGCGATGTCTACCAAAGTCACAGGAGTTCAGGACCAAGGCAATTCAACTTCAACCGCAGTTAGAGGATCCATTGGCTATGTGCCTCCAG AGTATGGCATGGGACACAAGGTTTCCACGTTTGGGGATGCATACAGTTACGGCATTCTATTATTGGAGATGTTCACTGGGAAGAGACCCACTGAAGAGGACTTTGGGCACCATCTTAATCTTCATAACTTTGTTCAAATGGCTCTTCCAGATCGAGCGATGGACATCGTAGACTTAAGGCTTTGGAGTGAAGCTAGTGCTCAACAACAAGAGAGCAAGATCAGAGATTGCATAATCTCCGTATTCGAAGTTGGAGTCGCATGTTCAATGGAATCACCGCTGGATCGAATGGACATGACCGAGGCAATCAGGAAATTATGCTCGATCAAGGTGAGTTACGAAACCAAAGAGAGAAGGACAGGTAAATAG
- the LOC115755194 gene encoding probable xyloglucan endotransglucosylase/hydrolase protein 10: MRMKCPHSFLVFASLLNLFRVSVSSVVSTGDFNKDFFVMWSPDHVNTSADGRTRSLVLDQESGAGFASNDMFLFGQIDMKIKLIPGHSAGTVLAFYLTSDQPNRDEIDFEFLGNVSGQPYILQTNVYADGFDNREERIYLWFDPTTDFHNYSILWNLHQIVFFVDWIPIRTYRNHADKGVAFPRWQPMGVKATLWNGDSWATRGGHDKVDWSKGPFVASFGDYKIDACVWKGNPRFCRADSPANWWNNEDFSSLTWKQRRWFKWVRRYHMIYDYCQDNARFQNNLPKECSLPKY, encoded by the exons ATGAGGATGAAGTGTCCTCACTCGTTTCTCGTCTTCGCATCGCTGCTGAATTTGTTTCGAGTTTCAGTTTCTTCGGTCGTGTCGACCGGGGACTTCAATAAGGACTTCTTCGTGATGTGGTCGCCGGACCATGTGAATACTTCGGCAGACGGTCGGACCAGAAGCTTGGTTCTCGACCAGGAATCAG GGGCTGGTTTTGCTTCCAATGACATGTTCTTGTTTGGGCAAATCGACATGAAAATAAAGCTAATCCCTGGTCATTCGGCCGGCACAGTCTTGGCCTTCTAT TTGACGTCCGATCAGCCGAACAGGGACGAGATAGACTTCGAGTTCCTCGGCAACGTGTCCGGGCAGCCTTACATTCTCCAAACTAATGTGTACGCCGACGGGTTCGACAACCGCGAAGAGCGGATTTACCTTTGGTTCGATCCGACTACAGACTTCCATAACTACTCCATCTTGTGGAATCTCCACCAGATTGT CTTCTTTGTAGATTGGATCCCGATCCGGACATACCGAAACCACGCAGACAAGGGAGTGGCATTCCCTAGATGGCAACCAATGGGCGTCAAAGCCACCCTATGGAACGGCGATAGCTGGGCGACGAGGGGCGGGCACGACAAGGTCGACTGGTCGAAGGGCCCTTTCGTGGCCTCGTTCGGGGACTACAAAATCGATGCCTGTGTTTGGAAGGGCAATCCGAGGTTTTGCAGGGCGGATAGCCCCGCAAATTGGTGGAACAACGAGGATTTCAGCTCATTGACATGGAAACAAAGGAGGTGGTTCAAATGGGTTAGGAGATATCATATGATATATGACTATTGCCAGGACAATGCAAGGTTCCAAAACAACCTGCCCAAGGAGTGCTCTCTTCCCAAATACTAA